One genomic window of Tachypleus tridentatus isolate NWPU-2018 chromosome 12, ASM421037v1, whole genome shotgun sequence includes the following:
- the LOC143233202 gene encoding uncharacterized protein LOC143233202, protein MWIEIMVFYCVVEYLEFSEIPSWNLSCSSECLCFSSKNESSRLSSNCWCFNSEITTWNTSCPTECQCYTCEWQTLKPDTITVFCENSSLFLIPANISSHTEALLLKHNFLGHSENLNMFDLVLTHILLLDLSFNQLRSLKNQGAVLDSIICLNLSHNYLLTLPANSFRPFPNLQVLDLSFNRIATIFPLSLELPKLRSLDLTNNRLDTLFSHYFVNLRSVEILLLSNNHISRVSQTVIHHIGQMQLVNLENNRLAKLGKFAFQRVHKILELRLSGNLFTKIPTKALQQIPFIKVLDFSRNPFRVISSEAFTLINVSTIILNENKHLFFIESKAFVNLPKLTHLDLSRNPKLTYIDTDAFKNVPELSFANFSNNKLETVSERILSTITNSFFQGNPFYCDCTIRWIQDSVKLNDIPTMAKEAICRDENGKIHLLRTLPNLSDTCPPRILPLFPLNISCLPSTAVSFLCSASGVPVPNIQWILNNGYTLSNGECHSRFCVRDGILSIRYLHGKDSGIYTCLAFNKKGNVTRYVALDVKDPNIQLFALTVASHFVTLSWNTTSSIKADFILQYREENSAKILSKSFETGITAQHYTLSGLKPGTRYTIWLCLKTGTFIIPLNSVQVMTREEDFLFLLGIRTNYVSIVFVSVGGILLVMICGCFWIAQIVRCCKHHQEMVLSESSSQRCFNNRESNESDLAFMTFINTADEITLMDQDEESSQ, encoded by the coding sequence ATGTGGATAGAAATAATGGTTTTCTACTGTGTTGTGGAGTATTTGGAATTTTCAGAAATTCCTTCATGGAACTTGTCATGTTCCAGTGAGTGTCTCTGTTTTTCCTCGAAAAACGAATCCAGTAGACTTTCTTCCAATTGCTGGTGTTTCAACTCAGAAATCACAACCTGGAACACGTCGTGTCCTACAGAATGCCAATGTTACACGTGTGAGTGGCAGACGTTAAAGCCTGACACCATAACAGTTTTTTGTGAGAATTCCTCCCTCTTCTTAATCCCTGCCAATATATCTAGCCATACGGAAGCTTTACTATTAAAACATAACTTTCTGGGACATTCAGAAAACTTGAACATGTTCGACTTAGTTCTTACTCACATACTACTTTTAGATTTAAGTTTCAATCAGTTGAGATCCCTGAAAAACCAGGGAGCTGTTTTAGATAGCATTATTTGTCTAAATCTTAGCCACAATTACCTACTGACTTTGCCAGCAAATAGTTTTCGACCATTTCCAAATTTACAAGTTTTAGACTTAAGCTTCAATCGAATCGCAACAATATTTCCTCTCTCTTTAGAACTCCCCAAATTAAGAAGCCTAGATTTAACAAATAATCGACTTGACACACTGTTCTCACATTATTTTGTGAACTTGCGATCAGTAGAGATCTTACTGCTATCAAATAACCATATCAGCCGTGTATCACAAACAGTTATCCATCACATCGGGCAGATGCAGCTCGTAAATCTCGAAAATAATAGATTAGCAAAACTGGGTAAGTTCGCTTTTCAGCGTGTTCATAAAATCCTGGAACTGCGGCTTTCAGGAAATCTTTTTACAAAAATACCAACAAAGGCTTTGCAACAAATACCTTTCATTAAAGTATTAGACTTCAGTCGTAATCCATTTCGTGTTATATCATCAGAGGCTTTCACTTTGATTAATGTATCCAcgattattttaaatgaaaataagcaCCTATTTTTTATAGAATCGAAAGCATTTGTTAATCTTCCAAAATTGACCCATCTTGATTTATCCAGAAATCCTAAACTTACTTATATTGATACTGATGCATTTAAAAACGTACCCGAACTATCGTTCGCCAATTTTTCTAACAATAAGTTAGAAACTGTATCAGAAAGAATTTTATCAACAATCACCAACAGTTTTTTTCAAGGAAATCCATTCTATTGCGATTGTACAATACGATGGATTCAAGATTCAGTTAAATTAAATGACATTCCTACGATGGCTAAAGAAGCAATTTGTCGTGATGAAAATGGAAAGATTCATTTGCTTAGAACCTTACCTAATTTATCTGACACTTGTCCACCTAGAATCTTACCGCTATTCCCTTTGAACATATCTTGCCTTCCATCAACAGCAGTATCTTTCTTGTGCTCAGCTTCTGGAGTTCCTGTTCCAAATATCCAATGGATCTTGAATAATGGCTACACTCTGAGCAATGGCGAATGTCATAGTCGCTTTTGCGTTCGTGATGGAATTTTATCGATACGTTATCTTCATGGCAAGGACAGTGGGATATATACGTGTCTTGCatttaataaaaaaggaaatgtaACTCGTTACGTTGCGCTTGATGTAAAAGACCCAAACATTCAACTTTTTGCGCTAACGGTTGCTTCACACTTTGTTACGTTGTCCTGGAATACAACAAGTTCAATTAAAGCAGACTTCATACTTCAATATAGGGAAGAAAACAGtgcaaaaatattaagtaaatcaTTTGAAACTGGTATAACTGCTCAGCATTACACTCTTAGTGGTTTAAAGCCAGGAACACGATACACAATCTGGTTGTGTCTTAAAACAGGCACTTTCATCATTCCTCTTAACTCAGTTCAAGTGATGACAAGAGAGGAAGATTTTTTGTTCCTTTTAGGAATTAGAACCAACTACGTTAGCATCGTATTTGTGTCGGTAGGTGGCATTTTGCTAGTGATGATTTGTGGGTGTTTTTGGATTGCACAGATTGTTAGATGCTGCAAACATCATCAAGAAATGGTGCTTAGCGAATCTTCTTCTCAACGATGCTTCAATAACAGAGAATCCAATGAATCTGATCTTGCTTTTATGACATTTATTAACACAGCGGACGAAATAACGTTAATGGACCAAGATGAAGAAAgttcacagtaa